A window from Malassezia restricta chromosome I, complete sequence encodes these proteins:
- a CDS encoding 2-methylcitrate dehydratase, whose protein sequence is MAVAAGVGKGESNVRPPPDQVMQDMADYVHNYDIKSSTAYNTARMCLLDSLGCGIEALRFPAPRAVCGPVVEGTTVPNGAHVIGTNYVLDPIRAAFNNGALIRWLDFNDTWLAAEWGHPSDNLGAILAVADWVSRTNVAKGKAPLTVNDVLTACIKAHEIQGNMAIENSFNRVGLDHVVLVKVASAAVVSKLLGLSRDQTIDAISHAFVDGQSLRTYRHAPNAGSRKSWAAGDACARAVNLALLVQRGEGGYNSVLTAKTWGFYDVLFKGREFQFQRPYTSYVMENVLFKLVPAEFHAQTAVEAAVQLHAKLREMGKTSDDIKSIKIRTQEAAIRIISKQGKLNNYADRDHCIQYMVAVPLIKGSLEPGDYTDEFAADPRIDALREKTTVEEEPRYTKEYLEPEKRSIGNAVSLELNDGTKIDEIAIDYPVGHARRRDEAVPLIASKLRKHLDGMYSDAEKEKILSLLTDHERLVSMPVNEFIDLWTRP, encoded by the coding sequence ATGGCTGTTGCAGCGGGCGTCGGTAAAGGCGAAAGCAATGTGCGCCCACCGCCTGATCAAGTGATGCAGGATATGGCCGATTATGTCCACAACTACGATATCAAGTCCAGCACCGCTTACAATACGGCCCGTATGTGTCTATTGGACTCACTGGGCTGTGGTATTGAAGCTCTGCGCTTTCCTGCTCCGCGCGCGGTGTGTGGCCCGGTTGTCGAGGGCACGACGGTGCCGAATGGCGCCCATGTCATCGGCACCAACTACGTGCTCGACCCCATTCGCGCTGCCTTTAACAATGGCGCGCTCATCCGCTGGCTAGACTTTAACGACACATGGCTCGCTGCCGAATGGGGACACCCCTCGGACAATCTCGGTGCCATTCTCGCTGTCGCAGACTGGGTCTCTCGCACGAACGTAGCCAAGGGCAAAGCGCCACTGACCGTGAACGACGTGCTGACTGCATGCATCAAGGCGCACGAAATCCAGGGAAACATGGCCATTGAAAACAGCTTCAACCGTGTAGGCCTGGACCACGTCGTGCTGGTCAAGGTTGCCAGTGCTGCTGTTGTATCCAAGCTGCTAGGCCTATCGCGTGATCAGACAATTGATGCGATCTCACACGCCTTTGTCGATGGCCAGTCGCTCCGCACGTACCGCCATGCTCCGAACGCTGGATCGCGCAAGTCATGGGCGGCCGGTGATGCCTGTGCGCGTGCCGTGAACCTCGCCCTGCTTGTGCAACGTGGCGAAGGCGGCTACAACTCCGTGCTGACAGCCAAGACATGGGGTTTCTACGATGTCTTGTTCAAAGGCCGAGAATTCCAGTTCCAGCGCCCATACACGTCGTACGTGATGGAAAATGTGCTTTTCAAGCTGGTGCCAGCCGAATTTCACGCTCAGACGGCCGTGGAGGCCGCAgtgcagctgcatgcgAAACTTCGTGAGATGGGCAAGACGAGTGACGACATCAAGAGCATCAAGATCCGTACGCAGGAAGCAGCGATCCGCATCATCAGCAAGCAGGGTAAGCTGAACAACTATGCTGATCGTGACCACTGTATTCAGTACATGGTGGCTGTCCCACTCATTAAGGGCAGCTTGGAGCCAGGCGACTACACAGACGAATTCGCCGCGGATCCACGCATTGATGCCCTGCGTGAGAAGACCACAGTGGAGGAGGAGCCCCGCTATACGAAAGAGTACCTTGAGCCGGAGAAGCGCTCTATCGGAAATGCCGTGTCACTCGAGCTCAATGACGGTACCAAGATCGACGAGATTGCTATTGACTACCCCGTTGGGCACGCTCGTCGCCGCGACGAAGCTGTGCCCCTCATTGCGAGCAAGCTCCGAAAGCACCTAGACGGCATGTACAGTGATGCTGAGAAAGAAAAGATTCTCTCGCTTCTAACGGatcacgagcgcctcgtgtCCATGCCAGTGAACGAGTTTATTGACCTCTGGACTCGTCCGTAG
- a CDS encoding pyridoxal phosphate phosphatase PHOSPHO2: MVDQKTLAVHSVVLEDPPLDFDALPPVSSQLVVFDFDWSLADQDTDRWIHELLSPRLRIEFVQKISTMQFTDMCAYLLEELHKEGHTPEAIQEALRAMPMHPAMIRGVRSLQSHHHGTDFLLLSNSNEVYIHTILPSKGLAEPPLFTEIVTNPAHWEPNGLLRLRRRISPDGPQHACKVGCSANMCKGDELDAFKQRHADRKYERIVYVGDGGNDFCPVKRLGPNDVAFVRRNRGLARRILQEGGVQCMVRYWTGAWEAEQLLNLLCPPRP, from the coding sequence ATGGTCGATCAAAAGACATTGGCTGTGCATTCCGTGGTGTTAGAAGACCCACCATTAGATTTTGACGCACTCCCACCCGTGTCTTCGCAGCTAGTCGTATTTGACTTTGACTGGTCTCTCGCGGACCAGGACACGGATCGATGGATTCACGAGCTCTTGTCACCCCGACTGCGCATCGAATTTGTCCAAAAGATTTCGACCATGCAATTCACTGACATGTGCGCCTACCTATTGGAAGAGCTGCACAAAGAGGGACACACGCCTGAGGCCATTCAAGAAGCTCTACGGGCCATGCCTATGCACCCCGCCATGAtccgcggcgtgcgctcgctgcagtCCCATCACCATGGCACCGACTTTCTCCTTCTTTCCAACTCGAATGAAGTATATATTCATACGATTCTGCCAAGCAAGGGCCTCGCCGAGCCACCTCTCTTTACAGAAATTGTCACGAATCCTGCGCACTGGGAGCCCAATGGACTGCTGCGTctgcggcgacgcatcTCGCCAGACGGGCCACAGCATGCGTGCAAGGTAGGATGCAGTGCGAACATGTGCAAGGGTGATGAGCTTGACGCATTTAagcagcgccatgccgaCCGCAAGTACGAGCGCATTGTCTATGTCGGCGACGGTGGAAACGACTTCTGCCCCGTCAAGCGTCTCGGCCCGAACGACGTAGCATTCGTCCGTCGGAACCGTGGCCTGGCCCGGCGGATCCTCCAGGAGGGCGGCGTGCAGTGCATGGTTCGCTATTGGACAGGCGCATGGGAAGCTGAGCAACTCCTCAACCTCCTGTGTCCCCCACGCCCCTGA
- a CDS encoding RhoGEF domain protein: protein MSGGSGTGAPAPTLAPLRPAPSTAPSTSNGMLPQDSRANPDAPLQRRRTNPLGELISTETRYVHELGITLHRVAAAWNPKDLPAKDVDAMFRALHTVFRTNSEFLRALQEIGPNPSSPKGLGNLLMHWIDTLQPPYSHYIDVYTPHLDTRPDIAHHVRLPSVLQNVNRQIPRNDYPTGWTLDRFFELPILRLVFYKKLYGRLLRNAQPGRSDHTLLLTANEKLDALNQRAQRQKSSLGSIPANQKGLVSTSSPLPTEPRLMSPVSPVKGRALVPPHEGTVPPWTQSAQSITSSILLQSLDQMQTRIDSTHTVDIFTMEPKNCRLQLVLPGLSFERALRLTDGAKLEILPAQGKPLMIQHARLILLTDLILVAEDVALSPPGAPDIKLIFPPLSGRFIDAFDDTRWGPACVRLSIMNRVSMVIHLASTERKHEWLQALSACKSFSGHLRPHQNQSPSPSKSAPQIAAPMPSQMTSRPPARSQTLNQPSKVPAPLSSPARPPQPLVPSGQSSRPAQAAQPGTPSMVRPPLLPDALVPGTPGAQSTRHEPAPAPSLVHSGLGMAARPAPPLSAPSAVPVSSASSPPTPSASFHPTAQNVRTGQESTVPRPSIGTPFTSAQNKAVRPPALPPLLPHTITNANLPGVPLAEQDISFVSPPLSPELPTRANSLASQDSFPRIPRRLDTPDSMLQRPDDATRPGGSTAMSFGSASEKAMGNMIPQSPGPEQRRSPLFVRNPIRTATVPVPAASASASSSPPQPPRALSRSASQSQLGEHIQGNGAVLPSQMNRSKPQRNSNEWMHEPDDEENDNDVANARRMLAHEAQSFNLCAQMRCKVFLKHSYAQWRALGPARLRLYHLRPSNTNQLVVENDKKTIISSIILPIAVQRVGRTGLAVELSDYGRLTGVVYMLHMRSEESANGLHQQLLTGSTRSPVSSPQLS, encoded by the coding sequence ATGTCAGGAGGTTCGGGAACCGGCGCTCCGGCACCAAcgctggcgccgctccGCCCCGCGCCATCCACCGCCCCAAGCACGTCCAATGGCATGCTTCCACAGGACTCACGCGCGAATCCCGACGCGCCCCTGCAGCGTAGGCGCACCAACCCTCTGGGCGAGCTCATCTCGACAGAAACGCGCTATGTGCATGAGCTCGGAATCACGCTTCATCGCGTGGCAGCCGCATGGAACCCCAAAGACCTGCCAGCCAAGgacgtcgatgccatgtTTCGTGCTTTGCATACCGTGTTCCGTACCAACAGCGAGTTTCTGCGTGCATTGCAAGAGATTGGCCCCAATCCGTCCTCGCCCAAAGGCCTCGGTAATCTACTGATGCACTGGATTGACACGCTCCAGCCCCCCTACTCTCATTATATTGACGTCTACACGCCCCATCTCGACACGCGCCCCGACATTGCCCATCATGTACGCCTTCCGTCCGTTCTTCAGAATGTGAATCGACAAATTCCTCGCAACGATTACCCCACCGGATGGACGCTCGACAGGTTCTTTGAATTGCCGATCCTACGACTAGTGTTTTACAAAAAGCTGTACGGTCGACTTTTGCGGAACGCACAGCCTGGTCGCTCAGATCACACACTCCTTCTTACTGCTAACGAAAAGCTGGATGCGTTGAATCAACGGGCACAACGCCAAAAGTCATCGCTGGGCTCCATACCCGCCAACCAAAAAGGATTGGTGTCCACTTCGTCACCACTCCCCACCGAGCCAAGACTCATGTCGCCTGTATCTCCCGTGAAGGGCAGGGCCCTCGTGCCACCGCATGAAGGTACTGTGCCGCCATGGACCCAATCCGCACAGTCAATCACTTCTTCCATCCTTTTGCAGTCGCTGGATCAGATGCAGACCCGCATTGATTCGACACACACAGTCGATATCTTCACGATGGAGCCCAAAAACTGCCGCCTACAATTGGTGTTGCCTGGCTTGTCATTCGAGCGCGCACTTCGCTTGACAGACGGAGCCAAGCTTGAAATCCTGCCTGCTCAAGGCAAGCCCCTGATGATTCAGCATGCTCGCTTGATTCTGCTCACGGACTTGATTCTCGTGGCTGAGGACGTGGCGCTGTCTCCTCCAGGTGCTCCTGACATCAAGCTTATATTCCCTCCCTTGTCAGGCCGGTTCATTGACGCGTTCGATGACACTCGTTGGGGACCAGCCTGTGTGCGTTTGTCGATCATGAACCGAGTAAGCATGGTAATACACCTCGCTTCGACGGAGCGTAAGCATGAATGGCTTCAGGCGTTGAGTGCGTGTAAGTCCTTTAGTGGACACCTGCGGCCTCACCAGAACCAATCCCCGTCGCCATCAAAGTCTGCTCCTCAGATCGCGGCACCGATGCCGAGCCAGATGACAAGTCGTCCACCAGCGCGATCTCAGACGCTAAATCAGCCTTCCAAGGTCCCTGCGCCTTTGTCTTCCCCGGCTCGTCCTCCTCAGCCCCTCGTGCCGTCGGGTCAGTCGAGCCGTCCAGCTCAGGCCGCTCAGCCGGGTACGCCTAGCATGGTTCGCCCACCGTTATTACCCGATGCTCTCGTGCCAGGAACACCAGGTGCTCAAAGCACTCGACATGAACCGGCTCCGGCACCGTCTTTGGTGCACAGCGGATTGGGCATGGCGGCCAGACCCGCACCGCCTTTatcggcgcccagcgcggtGCCCGTGTCCAGTGCCTCGTCACCGCCGACCCCTTCAGCCTCTTTTCATCCTACGGCTCAGAACGTGCGGACTGGCCAGGAATCAACCGTACCGCGGCCGAGCATAGGCACACCCTTTACCTCGGCGCAGAACAAGGCAGTCCGGCCACCTGCCCTACCGCCGTTGTTGCCACACACCATCACGAATGCCAACTTGCCGGGTGTGCCTCTAGCAGAACAAGACATCAGTTTTGTCTCGCCGCCCCTATCGCCCGAACTGCCGACACGAGCCAATTCGCTGGCATCACAAGACTCCTTCCCGCGCATTCCGCGTCGTCTTGATACTCCAGACTCGATGTTGCAGCGTCCAGATGATGCGACGCGGCCTGGTGGCtccacggccatgtcgttcgGCAGCGCAAGTGAGAAGGCCATGGGCAACATGATACCACAGTCGCCGGGGCCTGAGCAGCGCCGATCGCCACTTTTTGTGCGGAACCCTATCCGGACAGCTACTGTacctgtgcctgctgcgtcggcgtcAGCGTCGAGCAGCCCGCCACAGCCTCCCCGGGCACTGAGTCGGTCGGCGTCGCAATCGCAGCTGGGTGAGCATATCCAGGGCAACGGTGCGGTTCTGCCCTCGCAGATGAATCGGAGCAAACCACAGCGGAACTCGAATGAATGGATGCATGAGCCtgacgacgaagaaaaCGACAATGACGTGGCAAACGCGCGAAGGATGCTGGCACACGAGGCTCAATCGTTCAATCTTTGCGCGCAGATGCGGTGCAAAGTGTTTCTGAAACACAGCTATGCGCAATGGCGCGCTCTTGGCCCAGCGCGTCTGCGTTTATACCATTTGCGTCCATCTAACACGAATCAGCTCGTGGTGGAAAATGACAAAAAGACGATCATCTCCTCGATTATCCTGCCCATTGCAgtgcagcgcgtcggaCGAACCGGCCTCGCTGTCGAGCTCTCCGACTATGGTCGCCTCACTGGCGTCGTGTACAtgctgcacatgcgcagcgaAGAGTCTGCCAATGGATtgcaccagcagctgctcacgGGCtccacgcgctcgcccgTCTCCAGTCCACAGCTTTCATAG
- a CDS encoding cysteine synthase A — translation MSTSVLRTLPRVLPHAVRTYATRASPLTSPVSGLCGAVGNTPLIKINSLSRETGCEVYGKAEFMTPGGSVKDRAALYIVLDAEKKGLIKPGGTIVEGTAGNTGIGLAHVCRARGYKCVIYMPNTQSAEKINLLRMLGAEVYPVPAVPFADPQNYNHQAARHAEKLDNAVWTNQFDNVANREAHILTTGPEIWAQTRQTGLDGFICATGTGGTLAGTTRYLKDVSGGQVQCWLADPPGSVLHTYVQTKRERMERTGNGSITEGIGQGRLTSNLQPDIDLIDNSLHIEDEASIAMVFRMLDEEGLYIGASSALNLVAAARMAQKLGKGSKVATIICDGAARYQTRLFSRKWLESKSLLSAIPSHLHRYIVLS, via the coding sequence ATGTCGACCTCAGTCCTCCGAACTCTGCCTCGCGTGCTTCCGCACGCTgtgcgcacgtacgcaaCGCGTGCGTCGCCTTTGACGAGTCCTGTATCGGGTCTGTGTGGTGCGGTCGGCAACACGCCTCTGATCAAGATCAACTCGCTGAGTAGGGAGACGGGCTGCGAAGTGTACGGCAAGGCCGAATTCATGACGCCGGGAGGCAGCGTGAAGGACCGTGCTGCCCTGTATATTGTTCTTGATGCTGAGAAGAAGGGTCTCATCAAGCCTGGAGGCACAATTGTCGAGGGTACCGCTGGCAACACGGGCATTGGACTTGCTCATGTGTGTCGTGCACGCGGCTACAAGTGCGTGATCTACATGCCCAACACGCAATCAGCCGAGAAAATCAACTTGCTGCGTATGCTTGGTGCTGAGGTATACCCCGTGCCGGCTGTGCCGTTCGCCGATCCCCAGAACTACAACCAccaagctgctcgccacgcCGAGAAACTCGATAATGCGGTGTGGACGAACCAGTTCGACAATGTGGCTAACCGCGAGGCACATATCCTGACAACAGGTCCAGAGATCTGGGCGCAGACTCGTCAAACTGGCCTTGATGGCTTCATCTGTGCTACCGGTACGGGTGGTACACTCGCTGGTACGACGCGGTACCTAAAGGATGTGTCGGGTGGCCAGGTTCAGTGCTGGCTTGCCGATCCGCCCGGCTCAGTGCTGCACACGTACGTACAGACCAAGCGCGAGCGTATGGAGCGCACAGGCAACGGCTCAATCACCGAGGGAATTGGCCAGGGTCGTCTCACATCCAACCTACAGCCAGACATTGATCTGATCGACAATAGTCTGCACATTGAGGATGAGGCTAGCATTGCTATGGTCTTCCGTATGCTCGATGAGGAGGGTCTGTACATTGGTGCCTCGTCGGCTCTCAATCTGgtcgcagctgcgcgtATGGCTCAAAAGCTTGGTAAGGGCAGCAAGGTGGCGACGATCATTTGCGATGGTGCTGCACGCTACCAGACGCGCCTGTTTAGTCGCAAGTGGCTCGAGAGCAAGTCGCTCCTATCGGCCATTCCTTCGCACCTGCACCGCTACATTGTACTATCGTAG
- a CDS encoding peptidoglycan-binding domain protein translates to MASSVPWHQRRAHTLTARGAHAQKHTEPGAQVWALDEDIDPMDTRAAPERSALDGGETKGHSQPYTKNALDRLESWLGLKESAAGPSTPPPRHHRTTAEHGSMAEAVPKVPRRTSSTIQVMVHPVVETDTLEGIALRYGADVHTLRRSNGLWPGDAVQMREHLYIPVDSCRWRPPNATIEAVERKADGSLQGIVQAGSSAQPESVTVTQVDAKSLRFFPADRARPARGVPMNSDMGASGIDDLIQLQHMRRNRGGTQAPKPRDRPVLQKRPEPAIDPTWRPNTRTLGHKTSLKQPVSRDELIEDHWDQEDAPRDTAPEPPTSMRLDKLLRGPTVNPGAANWIRPIHESLPQQVPRQAGSSGHLWSDLFSGRVSIEDALHVAVDEWRHVSQRARRRNEPALPM, encoded by the coding sequence ATGGCCTCCTctgtgccatggcaccagcgccgcgcgcatACTCTTAcggcacgcggcgcgcatgcacaaaaACATACTGAGCCAGGCGCCCAGGTATGGGCTTTGGATGAAGATATTGACCCGATGGATACCCGAGCTGCTCCTGAGCGCTCCGCTTTGGACGGCGGAGAGACCAAGGGACACTCTCAGCCATACACAAAAAATGCGCTGGACCGCCTCGAAAGCTGGCTTGGACTCAAAGAAAGCGCCGCCGGCCCATCTACTCCCCCGCCGCGCCACCACCGCACCACAGCCGAGCACGGCAGTATGGCAGAGGCTGTGCCCAAGGTCCCACGGCGAACAAGCTCGACCATTCAGGTCATGGTCCATCCCGTTGTTGAAACAGATACGCTGGAAGGTATTGCTCTGCGGTACGGCGCCGATGTGCACACCCTCCGACGAAGCAACGGCTTGTGGCCCGGCGATGCGGTGCAGATGCGCGAACATCTCTATATCCCCGTTGACAGCTGCCGCTGGCGCCCGCCGAATGCTACTATTGAAGCTGTGGAACGCAAAGCGGATGGATCGCTCCAGGGCATCGTGCAGGCCGGCTCATCTGCGCAGCCTGAAAGTGTGACGGTCACGCAGGTCGACGCCAAGTCTCTGCGCTTCTTCCCCGCTGACCGTGCAAGACCagctcgtggcgtgccCATGAACAGCGACATGGGAGCCTCAGGTATCGACGACTTGATCCAGTTGCAGCATATGCGCCGCAACCGCGGTGGCACACaggcgcccaagccacGCGATCGACCTGTGCTCCAGAAGCGCCCTGAGCCCGCGATCGACCCGACTTGGCGTCCCAATACGCGCACGCTTGGCCACAAAACGTCCTTGAAGCAGCCGGTTTCGCGGGACGAGCTGATAGAAGATCATTGGGACCAAGaagatgcgccgcgcgacacggcgccagAGCCACCAACATCCATGCGCCTTGACAAGCTGCTTCGCGGACCAACTGTCAATCCTGGTGCAGCCAATTGGATCCGGCCTATCCACGAGAGTCTGCCGCAACAGGTGCCACGCCAAGCGGGTTCATCGGGACACTTGTGGTCCGATCTATTCAGCGGACGTGTGAGCATCGAAGATGCATTACATGTGGCGGTAGATGAATGGCGCCACGTCTCGCAACGAGCCCGCCGGCGAAACGAACCTGCCCTGCCTATGTAA